A single Lactuca sativa cultivar Salinas chromosome 8, Lsat_Salinas_v11, whole genome shotgun sequence DNA region contains:
- the LOC111921166 gene encoding leucine-rich repeat extensin-like protein 6, which yields MSISPIFLLIIAATVLSSPLKATNTRKLTSTDTASSGAQDDQIKCGGCPCNQPCYTAAPPPPPPPKKPSPTPSFNCPPPPSYIYITGPPGNLYPVDPYSHSSANRRVLVVPPLLVLVGLLGMLAF from the coding sequence ATGTCGATATCACCGATCTTCCTTCTCATAATAGCCGCCACAGTTCTCAGTAGTCCACTCAAAGCAACGAACACCAGGAAGCTCACCTCCACCGACACAGCATCTAGCGGAGCACAGGATGACCAGATCAAGTGCGGTGGTTGTCCTTGCAACCAGCCTTGCTACACTGctgcaccaccaccaccaccgccgcccaAGAAGCCATCTCCAACTCCTAGCTTCAACTGCCCTCCACCGCCCTCATACATTTACATAACTGGCCCACCGGGGAATCTGTATCCCGTCGACCCTTACTCACACTCATCGGCCAACCGCCGCGTCTTGGTGGTtcctccgcttcttgttctcgtTGGATTACTGGGTATGCTTGCTTTTTAG